The genomic interval TTTTCTCTTGCATCTTGGGCTTCCTTAATAAAAATTTCTGAGTGTTTTAATCGGATCAATAAGAACTTTAAATATACAGCACGTAATTCCTCGGGGGTAGCATCTACATCTTCCCACTGCAACCATTCCAGCGGAATAAGGTTTACAATTTCTATCAATACTTCATCTGTCAATATTGCTTTGAAAGCAACATCAACTTCTGTCAATTGACTTGCTTGAGGCAGCAGTACATGATCTTTGATAAGTGCAAACGGACTCTGAGCATGTTTTTCCCAATTGGTCCAAGAATGATGAAAATACAAACAAGCCCCGTGATCGATCAACCACAATTCTTTATGCCAAATCAACATATTGGTATTGCGAAATGTGCGATCTACATTGGTTATAAAAGCATCTAACCAAACAATTTGAGAGGAAGCAACAGAATCAACTGTAGTGACTACAGGGTCAAAATTAATAGCACCTGATAAAAAATGTAAAGCAAGATTCATTCCCTGGCTACCTTGAAGTAAGTCCTGAATTTCTTCATCTCCTTCTGATCGTCCAAAAGCTTCATCAAGATTAGCATACACCAACTCGGGCATTCTAAGTTTTAAAGCACGCGCTATTTCGCCACCAATCAATTCGGCAATCAAGGCTTTCACACCATGACCAGCGCCTTTAAATTTGAGAACATATTTAAAATCATCATCGGCTTCTGCCAAAGCTGGCAAGGAACCGCCTTCCCGCAAAGGTGTGATGTACCGCGTTACATTTACGGTGCGAAGATTGAATTTGCTTTTCATATTCGGAATTTACTGAGCTACAAACTTACAAATAAGAAAGATGTTTTTTTAGACTTCTTTCTTCATTTTTTTACATTAAAAAATCATTATGATTGATGAAATGCAAAACAAAATCGCTGATTTACTAAGAAATAATTAACTTTTATACTAGAAAATATTCCTTTATCTTTGGTCAACATACTATAATTTAAACAATGTCACAAAACGTCCCAGAATTAAAACTAGCAGTACTTATTGATGCCGATAACGTTCCTTACAGCAATGTAAAAGGAATGATGGAAGAAATCACCAAATTTGGCACACCTACAACCAAACGTATTTATGCCGATTGGACTAAACCAAATGCCAATGGATGGAAAAGTGTTTTACTAGAACACGCCATCACCCCCATTCAGCAATACAGTTATACGGTGGGAAAAAACTCTTCGGATTCGGCAATGATTATCGATGCCATGGATTTATTGTATTCCGATAAAGTGGATGGTTTTTGTATTGTTTCTAGCGATAGTGATTTCACCAGATTGGCTATTAGATTAAGAGAATCCGGAATGAAAGTCATTGGAATTGGAGAGAAAAAAACACCTAATTCTTTCATTGTAGCCTGCGACAGGTTTATCTACATTGAAGTATTGGATGGCGCCATCAAAAAGAAAATAAAGAAACCAAGTACTACCACTAATACCACATCCGTTGGCACCAAAAAGCAAGCTCCTAAAACGTTAAATACAATTGACGTTCAGACCATCGACCTTATTGAAGATACGATTGAAGATATTGCAGATGATAGTGGCTGGGCATTTTTGGGCGATGTAGGGAATCTCATTGTGAAGAAAAAACCAGAATTCGACCCTAGAAATTATGGTTTTATAAAACTAACACCTATGCTTAAATCGCTAACCGATATTCTAGAAATAGACGAAAGAGACTCCGACAAAAAAGGAATTAAACACGTGTATGTACGACTAAAAATGAATTAAGTTTCGTTTACCACAAAATCCCACCTTAATCATGAGAAAGCAATTTTTTATTTACGGTACGATACTTTTCGTACTCACCGCTCTTGTTTATTATTATTTAAAACTTGGTTTTTTACTACTTATTTTATTACCCGTCATTCTGCTTATTGGTTGCTATAATACGTTCCAAAAAAAACATTCTATATTAAGAAACTTTCCTGTAATAGGTTATGCTCGATATTTGTTTGAAATGATTGCACCTGAAATTCAACAATACTTTATTGAACGTTCTACGGATGGAAAACCATTTTCTAGAAATCAACGTTCTCTAGTGTACCAAAGAGCCAAAAACATTGATGCAAATACTCCTTTTGGCACACAATTGGATTTAAACCAAAATAATTATGAGGGTATCAAACATTCCATTTTTCCAGCAAAAGTAAATACTGATTTGCCTCGCGTATGGGTTGGTGGTGCTGATTGTAAGCAACGCTATCATGCCTCTTTATTAAATATTTCGGCAATGAGCTTTGGTTCTTTGAGCGAAAATGCCATTTGTGCCCTAAATAAAGGAGCACATAAAGGACAGTTTTACCACAACACGGGAGAAGGTGGATTAACCGAATTTCATCTACAAGGAGGAGATGTTACTTGGCAAATTGGTACCGGTTATTTTGGATGTAGAACTCCTGAAGGTAATTTTGATGCTGAAAAATTCAAAGAAAAATCAAATTTACCTACTGTAAAAATGATTGAAATTAAATTATCTCAAGGGGCAAAACCAGGTCACGGTGGCGTATTACCCGCGGCTAAAAATACCGAGCAAATCGCTAAGATTAGAGGTGTATTACCACATACTACTATTTACTCACCACCTTCACATACCGCATTTACAGATGCAAAAGGACTGGTGTCATTTATAGCTGAACTACGAGAATTATCCAATGAAAAACCAATAGGCTTTAAATTATGTATTGGTAACCCGACAGAATTTGAAGATCTTTGCCATGAAATGATTGTAGCAGATTGCTTTCCCGACTTTATTACAGTAGACGGCGCCGAAGGCGGTACTGGAGCGGCTCCTCTCGAATTTTCTGACGGCGTAGGAATGCCTTTTGAACCTGCTTTAATTTTTGTCAATAGAACTTTAATCGATTTAAATATTCGAGAAAAAATTCGAATTATAGGCAGTGGAAAAATAATTTCAGGATACTCAATTTTACACGCTTTAGCTTTAGGAGCTGATATTTGTAACAGCGCTAGGGGCTTCTTGTTTTCTTTGGGTTGTATTCAGGCATTACGTTGCCATACCAACCAGTGTCCGACTGGAGTAGCGACTCAAGATAAAATGCTTATGAAAGGGCTTGTTATTACAGACAAATCCGAAAGAGTTTATCATTTTCATAAAAACACACTTCATGCCGCTAATGAACTACTAGCTGCAACTGGGAAAACCAGCTTTGATGATGTTGACATTAGTATCTTCATGCGTGGGGATGAATTTGCACATTTGTCTGATTTGTATTTCCCAAATAACTTAACGAAATATACAAACTAATAAAATTACCCGAATTAATTTTTTCTTACTTAGTTGAGATTTCAAAATGAAACTTCTCTTGATGGATAATAAGTACTAAACGGACATTTCAAAAAGAGTACCCGACAAAAAAGGGTGCTAAACAACTGTGTTTTCAATTAAAGATGAATTAAAACATTTTTGAACCGTTTGGTATAGCAGTTCTTTTTTCACAGGTTTAGTCAAGTAATCATTCATTCCTATTTCAAATACGCGTTCCTTAGTTGTTTCCATGACATCTGCTGTTACTGCGATGATTGGAACATTAGCGTTCTCTAGTCCTGCTTCTCCATTTCGGATAGCAATGGTGGCTTCATATCCATCCATGACCGGCATTTGTAAATCCATCAAAACAATATCAATAGCATGACTTTTGAAAGCATCTAAACCTTCTTGACCGTCATTGGCGAAAATAATTTGGGTGTTTTTCCACTTTTTCAAAATCATTTTAATCACCATCTGGTTAATAGAATTATCTTCGACAACTAAAATAGTTTTCCCTTTTAAATCATAAACTTCTGGTAACAAAGCCACCACTTCCACTTTGTGTTGCTCAACAATTTCATAATCTAAGGTAATTACGCAACTTGTACCTTTATTAGGATAACTATTCATTACAATAGTTCCATCTTGCATATCTACTAATGTTTTCACTATATATAATCCTAATCCTAACCCCCCAAATTTTCTTTTGTTATCAATATTGTGCTGGCTAAAAGAATCAAAAATACTATCTATTTTATCCTTGGAAATCCCAACACCTGAATCAGAAACAGTTACAACCAAGCTCCTCACAGTATCAGATCTCACAATTGACTCGATTTCAAATTTCACAAATCCTTCCGAAGTAAATTTAATTGCATTACTCACTACATTATTAATAACTTGAACCAAACGCATTTCGTCACCTGAAACCATATCAGGAAACACCCCTCTTTTAGTATATATAAATTCTAAACCTTTATCTAAAACTCTTATTTCACTATTGTTTTTCACCTCTTCAATAACGGACAAAAGATTAAAATTCACTTTATCTAGTTTTATTTCTTTTTTTTCAATTTTTGAAAAATCTAAAATATCATTTACAGAACTCAATAAACTGTGGGAAGAATATTTAATAACTTGACAATTCTTTTTAATCTTTTCATCTTCTACTTCACTAGAAACCGCATCAATCAAATTCATAATCGCATTCAATGGTGTTCTTAACTCGTGACTGATATTGGATAAAAAATAAGATTTCAAATCATTCATTTCTTCAGACCGAATTAAAGCCAAACGGTTCAATTCATTTTTCTCGTTTTTAAGATTTCTAATCAAATTTGCCATTGAAAGTGAAAGAAATATAATTTCTAAACCTGTCCCCAATTTGGAACTATTTTGCACTAAAAAAGTATTAGGTAATAATCCAAAATTATTAAGTATAAACACTCCAAAACCCAATATTAAAAATAAAATACCCGTTACAAAGAAAGCATCTACTTTTACACTTTTACGAATTAAAGACACAATCATACTTATAATTAATGATAAAATTATTAGTCCTAAAATATTGGCGATTGGGTAACAATAAGGCAAGGCGACTGGTACAAAAAGGATACATAGAATTAGCACAAAAGCTAAAAAATAAGTAAACTGAAAAATTTTACAAATCAACTTATTATAATAATTTACCCTTAAAAACACCTCACTATATTTCCCTAACATAACACCCGTTATCATGGCGAAAATCAAAACAGCATGTTGGGATACCCATCCTCCACTAGGATCAACGTATTTATAAAAATAGCCATCTAAAGATAATTGCATCATTCCCACAAAGAAAACGTAAATACTATAATATAAAAAAGTACGTTCTTTGAGCGCAAAAAAGAAAAAGAAATAAATAATAGCTGCAATGGTCAATATCCCATAAAAAATTCCAAAAATAAACTGCTCAAATGACTCTGAATCATTAAAGCTGTCTGATGAACTTAACAACAAAGGCATTTTTATTACTTCACCATCACTTTTAAGATGTAAAAATATATCAACACTAGAATTCGGCTGGATATTTAGTTTAAAAATTGTTTTTCTACTGGTATAAGCTCTTTCGTGAAATGGCATTTTATCACCACTCACCGACTTTATGATTTTCCCAGTACTTTTATTCACTATATATAGTTCGACTCTATCCGTAATAGGACGAGCGGTTTCAAGATAATACTGCAAATTTAGATCCGAAGTATTTTGAAGTGCTATTTTCCCCCACCAATAATGATCGGTGAATCCTAAATCATCGGTATTAAACTTTAAGCTTACAGGATTCAAAGATTCGTAGTTCTTAATCACCTGCTGAATATTTAACTTTTGTTGGTCTACATCAGCTACTGAAGCATAAGGTTGTAACGAAATCTGTTCAGGGATTGACTCTTTTTGAAACACATATTGTCCATGAGAGGAAGTAAAAAACATCATCACAATAAACAGTAGGATAGTATTACAATTAGTCTTGGGGCTAAGTAATTGCATATTTATATTTTTGGATTAATTAAATATACGAAAAACGAGTACTTATGGTTTTAAAAAAACTCGATTTATCCAAAAAAAGGATTACTTAATAATAAAAGGGTTCTTGATCCAATAAAAGCACTACCTAAATTAAAGTAAGGCACAAAAAAAAAGGAGCGTTTTTACACGCTCCCATTTTAGGTTTTGGTTTACCATCTTCAACTTATACTTCCAAAAATATTCCATCTTATAGTTGAACATTGAGTCATCAACCTTATGTGAAGTTTGACAGAAACAAAATAATTAATCAAAACCTTATATCAAATATACAACGAATAAAAACATAAAACACTACAAAACAATCAATTAACTATAAATTAACAGCAATACATAATGGATTTATTGAATAGTCAGCGGAAAGTGCCAATCAACAATTATTAATCAATAAGATTTTGTTCCAAAAAAAGCACTAACAGAATACAATGAACTCATTTTGAATATATTACATTATATACATTTTGGATTTACGTGAGAAACAACAGTGGTAAGTCCACTAAATTGGTTTTTAAAAATAATGTACCTTTGAATCCTTATCACTTTAAAACTTAGAATATGCAACTTGTTTTTGCCTCCAATAATAAAAATAAAATCAGAGAAATTCAGCAACTACTTCCTGAAAACATTCAGATTCTCAGCTTAACCGATATAGGTTGCCACGAAGAAATTCCAGAAACTGCAGAAACAATTGAAGGCAATGCAATTCTAAAAGCTAACTACGTGACCGACAAATATGGCTACGATTGTTTTGCTGACGATACTGGCCTTGAAGTAACCGCTCTTGATGGCGCGCCAGGAGTTTATTCGGCTCGTTATGCAGGCGAACCTTCCGATTCGAATGCTAATATGGACAAATTACTTGATGCTTTGAATGAAGAGACGAATAGATCTGCCCAATTTAAAACGGTAATCACTCTCAATCTAAAAGGAAAACAACAGCTTTTTACAGGAATTGCTAAAGGTGTTATTTCTTCCAAAAAAATTGGAAAGGAAGGATTTGGTTACGATCCAATCTTTCAACCAGAAAGCTATTCAGAAACCTTTGCGGATATGTCTTCTGAGCTTAAAAACAAAATTAGTCACCGAGGAAAAGCAACCCGACTATTGATTGCCTTTTTAAACAGTTTGAAATAATTGATTAATTAGACAACATTTAGCAAAAGTTTTAGCTCACACGACTATTTTAATCATCCAAAAAAAGAAAAACATCTAAAAAACCCTCCTAACAAATGATAACTTTCTGATTATCAAATACCAATAAATTATCAAAACTTAATCCTTCATTAGTTTATATCAATTATTAACGGTACTTTTGCACCCTATTTAAAATTACATATGAATAAATTTGAACAATTAGGATTGAGTGAATCGTTACTGAAGGCGATTTTAGATCTAGGATTTGAAAATCCGACGGACGTACAGGAGAAAGCGATTCCCCTATTATTGGAAAAAGACACAGATTTAGTTGCGTTGGCTCAGACAGGGACAGGGAAAACGGCAGCTTTTGGTTTTCCAGTTATTCAGAAAATTGATGCCGACAATAGAAATACACAGGCGTTAATTTTATCTCCAACACGCGAATTGTGTTTACAGATTACCAACGAACTTAAAAACTACTCTAAATACGAAAAAGGTATTAATGTGGTAGCAGTTTACGGCGGGGCTAGTATTACAGAACAAGCAAGAGACATCAAAAGAGGAGCGCAAATTATTGTAGCAACTCCAGGTAGAATGCAAGACATGATTAATAGAGGATTGGTTAACATTACTCAAATTAACTATTGTATTCTTGACGAAGCAGATGAAATGTTGAACATGGGTTTCTACGAAGATATCGTAAACATCTTATCAACTACACCTGATAGTAAAAGTACATGGTTGTTCTCTGCAACTATGCCAGCTGAGGTAGCTAGAATTGGTAAACAATTTATGACTGACCCAGTTGAAATTACAGTAGGAGCCAAAAACTCTGGTTCTGCAACGGTTTCTCACGAATTTTACCTAGTAAATGCACGTGACCGTTACGAAGCGTTGAAACGTTTAGCGGATGCTAACCCTGACATTTTCTCTGTAGTTTTTTGTAGAACAAAACGTGATACTCAAGCTGTAGCTGAAAAATTAGTAGAAGATGGATACAGTGCTGCTGCATTGCACGGAGATTTATCTCAAGCGCAACGTGATGGGGTAATGAAATCTTTTAGAGGAAGACAAATCCAAATGCTTGTTGCGACTGATGTTGCTGCTCGTGGAATTGACGTTGATAACATTACTCACGTAGTAAACTACCAATTACCTGACGAAATTGAAACTTACAATCACCGTTCTGGCCGTACTGGTCGTGCAGGTAAATTAGGTACTTCTATCGTTATTGTAACTAAAAGTGAATTGCGTAAAATTTCGTCTATCGAAAGAATCATCAAACAAAAGTTTGAAGAAAAAACTATTCCTTCTGGAATCGAGATCTGCGAAATTCAATTGTTGCACTTAGCAAACAAAATTAAAGACACTGAAGTTGATCACGAAATTGACAACTACTTGCCAGCGATTAACAATGTTCTTGAAGATTTATCTAAAGAAGAATTGATTAAGAAAATGGTTTCAGTAGAATTCAACCGTTTCATCAACTACTACAAGAAAAATAGAGATATTTCTTCTCAATCTGGCGACAGACGTGAAAGAGATAGCGCTCCAAGAGAAAACAATAATGATGGTGGCGGTGCTACTAGATATTTTGTAAACATTGGATCTAGAGATAACTTTGACTGGATGTCATTAAAAGATTACTTGAAAGAAACATTGGACTTAGGTCGTGATGATGTTTTCAAAGTAGATGTAAAAGAAGGTTTCTCTTTCTTTAACACTGATCCAGAACATACTGATAAAGTAATGGAAGTATTGAACAACGTACAATTAGAAGGACGTCGTATCAATGTTGAAATTTCTAAAAATGATGGTGGCGGAAGACGTGACCATAATGGCAGAAGTTCAGGTGGTGGTTTTGGTGGTGGAAGAAGTTCTGCACCAAGAAGAGAAGGAAGTTTTGCGCCAAGACGTGAAGGTTCTGGTGGTGGCGGATTCAGATCTGACAGAAATTCAGCTCCTAGAGAAGGTGGTTTTGGAGGTAGAAGTTCTGCTCCAAGAGAAGGTGGATTTGGAGGAAGAAGCTCTTCAAGAGGAGAAGGTTCTTCAGACAGAGCACCAAGACGTTCTGAAAACTCAGGTGATTCACCAAGACCAAGAAGACCAAGAAGAGACTAATACTCTTTTCTGTTAATTTTCTTGTAATTATACAATGAAACTACAAAATATTTAAAGCTGATTTATTACTTTTAAAGTCTTAAAACAGTTTATGAAATATTTTGTAGTTTTCTTTTTTTTAACCCTATCCATGGCGACCCGTGCTCAGGAAGCTCTCATTTCTCAAAAAGTTACAGGTTACATCTATAACGACAATACTAAACTCCCCCTGAATGACGCTAATGTCATCAATATCAATAAAGTTAGAGGTGCACAAACCGATCCTAAAGGTTATTTTGAAATTGATGTGCATCCCAATGATACCCTACATATTTCTCTTTTAGGTTTTCAATCCCTTCGTGTGAAGGTTACTAATGACTGGTTAAAAAACAAAGTAGCAAAAATATTCTTGACCGAAAGAGCCATAGCCCTTGAGGAAGTTGTAATCAAACCATTTAACTTAACAGGCTATCTTGAAGTCGATTCTAAAACTATTCCACTTAAAGAAAACTATCGCTATAGTATCTCCGGATTAACCAGTGGTTATGAAACAGGGGAATATGCTCCTAATGCTTTCAATAAAATCTTAGGTTCTATTTTCAATCCTGCAGACATGCTCTACAACACCTTTAGCAATAAGGCAAAAGAGTTCCGAAAACTGAAGGACATGAAAAAAGATGATACCGTTCGAAACCTATTAGCATCTAAATTTGACCGTGAAACACTAGCAATACTTTTAGGTCTTGACAAAAAAGACATTCCTGAAATCTTACAACGTTGCAACTATTCGGAATCGTTTATACAAACCGCCAATGACCTTCAAATCATGGACGCCATCAGTGGTTGTTATGAAGAATATAAAATTCTAAAAAAGGTTAAGTAACTTTTTAACAGTATAAAACGAATCCTCAATTTGCCATTTACTTTGATGCTTTTTTTGGTAACTGAATAAAAGGATTAAATCTGTGGTTAATTATTGTAACATATACCGTAGTAAAAATATCATCTAAAACAGTAGTTATTTATCATTATTAATTACTTTTACATAAAACCCACTAATCCAACCATTATTATGTCAAAAGGTCAAGACACGAAAAAAACAGTCAAAAAAGAGCCCGCTAAAACAGCTAAAGAAAAAAAGGAAGAGAAACGCGATAAAAAGAATGCTCCTAAAAGAGACTAAGTATTAGTGTTCATTCGCAGTTTTCAGTTTGGAAACACGAATCTCTACAAATTAATTCTATAAAAAAACTCGCTTATTGCTAAGCGAGTTTTTTGTTGCTTTATAATTTTAAAAATATTCAAAGTCGAATCACTATATTCATTTACTAAACACTGAAAGTGAATACTCCCACTGATTCCTGAGGCAGCAAACTGCGACTGTAAACTGACTACTTTTTCACTGGGATTTCCGCCAAAACAGCCACCAAAAACTTCCAGAATTTCTGTGATGACGA from Flavobacterium ovatum carries:
- a CDS encoding HipA family kinase is translated as MKSKFNLRTVNVTRYITPLREGGSLPALAEADDDFKYVLKFKGAGHGVKALIAELIGGEIARALKLRMPELVYANLDEAFGRSEGDEEIQDLLQGSQGMNLALHFLSGAINFDPVVTTVDSVASSQIVWLDAFITNVDRTFRNTNMLIWHKELWLIDHGACLYFHHSWTNWEKHAQSPFALIKDHVLLPQASQLTEVDVAFKAILTDEVLIEIVNLIPLEWLQWEDVDATPEELRAVYLKFLLIRLKHSEIFIKEAQDAREKLI
- a CDS encoding NYN domain-containing protein, producing the protein MSQNVPELKLAVLIDADNVPYSNVKGMMEEITKFGTPTTKRIYADWTKPNANGWKSVLLEHAITPIQQYSYTVGKNSSDSAMIIDAMDLLYSDKVDGFCIVSSDSDFTRLAIRLRESGMKVIGIGEKKTPNSFIVACDRFIYIEVLDGAIKKKIKKPSTTTNTTSVGTKKQAPKTLNTIDVQTIDLIEDTIEDIADDSGWAFLGDVGNLIVKKKPEFDPRNYGFIKLTPMLKSLTDILEIDERDSDKKGIKHVYVRLKMN
- a CDS encoding FMN-binding glutamate synthase family protein, with amino-acid sequence MRKQFFIYGTILFVLTALVYYYLKLGFLLLILLPVILLIGCYNTFQKKHSILRNFPVIGYARYLFEMIAPEIQQYFIERSTDGKPFSRNQRSLVYQRAKNIDANTPFGTQLDLNQNNYEGIKHSIFPAKVNTDLPRVWVGGADCKQRYHASLLNISAMSFGSLSENAICALNKGAHKGQFYHNTGEGGLTEFHLQGGDVTWQIGTGYFGCRTPEGNFDAEKFKEKSNLPTVKMIEIKLSQGAKPGHGGVLPAAKNTEQIAKIRGVLPHTTIYSPPSHTAFTDAKGLVSFIAELRELSNEKPIGFKLCIGNPTEFEDLCHEMIVADCFPDFITVDGAEGGTGAAPLEFSDGVGMPFEPALIFVNRTLIDLNIREKIRIIGSGKIISGYSILHALALGADICNSARGFLFSLGCIQALRCHTNQCPTGVATQDKMLMKGLVITDKSERVYHFHKNTLHAANELLAATGKTSFDDVDISIFMRGDEFAHLSDLYFPNNLTKYTN
- a CDS encoding 7TM diverse intracellular signaling domain-containing protein; protein product: MQLLSPKTNCNTILLFIVMMFFTSSHGQYVFQKESIPEQISLQPYASVADVDQQKLNIQQVIKNYESLNPVSLKFNTDDLGFTDHYWWGKIALQNTSDLNLQYYLETARPITDRVELYIVNKSTGKIIKSVSGDKMPFHERAYTSRKTIFKLNIQPNSSVDIFLHLKSDGEVIKMPLLLSSSDSFNDSESFEQFIFGIFYGILTIAAIIYFFFFFALKERTFLYYSIYVFFVGMMQLSLDGYFYKYVDPSGGWVSQHAVLIFAMITGVMLGKYSEVFLRVNYYNKLICKIFQFTYFLAFVLILCILFVPVALPYCYPIANILGLIILSLIISMIVSLIRKSVKVDAFFVTGILFLILGFGVFILNNFGLLPNTFLVQNSSKLGTGLEIIFLSLSMANLIRNLKNEKNELNRLALIRSEEMNDLKSYFLSNISHELRTPLNAIMNLIDAVSSEVEDEKIKKNCQVIKYSSHSLLSSVNDILDFSKIEKKEIKLDKVNFNLLSVIEEVKNNSEIRVLDKGLEFIYTKRGVFPDMVSGDEMRLVQVINNVVSNAIKFTSEGFVKFEIESIVRSDTVRSLVVTVSDSGVGISKDKIDSIFDSFSQHNIDNKRKFGGLGLGLYIVKTLVDMQDGTIVMNSYPNKGTSCVITLDYEIVEQHKVEVVALLPEVYDLKGKTILVVEDNSINQMVIKMILKKWKNTQIIFANDGQEGLDAFKSHAIDIVLMDLQMPVMDGYEATIAIRNGEAGLENANVPIIAVTADVMETTKERVFEIGMNDYLTKPVKKELLYQTVQKCFNSSLIENTVV
- a CDS encoding non-canonical purine NTP diphosphatase, whose translation is MQLVFASNNKNKIREIQQLLPENIQILSLTDIGCHEEIPETAETIEGNAILKANYVTDKYGYDCFADDTGLEVTALDGAPGVYSARYAGEPSDSNANMDKLLDALNEETNRSAQFKTVITLNLKGKQQLFTGIAKGVISSKKIGKEGFGYDPIFQPESYSETFADMSSELKNKISHRGKATRLLIAFLNSLK
- a CDS encoding DEAD/DEAH box helicase is translated as MNKFEQLGLSESLLKAILDLGFENPTDVQEKAIPLLLEKDTDLVALAQTGTGKTAAFGFPVIQKIDADNRNTQALILSPTRELCLQITNELKNYSKYEKGINVVAVYGGASITEQARDIKRGAQIIVATPGRMQDMINRGLVNITQINYCILDEADEMLNMGFYEDIVNILSTTPDSKSTWLFSATMPAEVARIGKQFMTDPVEITVGAKNSGSATVSHEFYLVNARDRYEALKRLADANPDIFSVVFCRTKRDTQAVAEKLVEDGYSAAALHGDLSQAQRDGVMKSFRGRQIQMLVATDVAARGIDVDNITHVVNYQLPDEIETYNHRSGRTGRAGKLGTSIVIVTKSELRKISSIERIIKQKFEEKTIPSGIEICEIQLLHLANKIKDTEVDHEIDNYLPAINNVLEDLSKEELIKKMVSVEFNRFINYYKKNRDISSQSGDRRERDSAPRENNNDGGGATRYFVNIGSRDNFDWMSLKDYLKETLDLGRDDVFKVDVKEGFSFFNTDPEHTDKVMEVLNNVQLEGRRINVEISKNDGGGRRDHNGRSSGGGFGGGRSSAPRREGSFAPRREGSGGGGFRSDRNSAPREGGFGGRSSAPREGGFGGRSSSRGEGSSDRAPRRSENSGDSPRPRRPRRD
- a CDS encoding carboxypeptidase-like regulatory domain-containing protein; its protein translation is MKYFVVFFFLTLSMATRAQEALISQKVTGYIYNDNTKLPLNDANVININKVRGAQTDPKGYFEIDVHPNDTLHISLLGFQSLRVKVTNDWLKNKVAKIFLTERAIALEEVVIKPFNLTGYLEVDSKTIPLKENYRYSISGLTSGYETGEYAPNAFNKILGSIFNPADMLYNTFSNKAKEFRKLKDMKKDDTVRNLLASKFDRETLAILLGLDKKDIPEILQRCNYSESFIQTANDLQIMDAISGCYEEYKILKKVK